From Lycium ferocissimum isolate CSIRO_LF1 chromosome 12, AGI_CSIRO_Lferr_CH_V1, whole genome shotgun sequence, one genomic window encodes:
- the LOC132040168 gene encoding axial regulator YABBY 5-like, with protein sequence MASCIDAASEQLCYIPCNFCNIVLAVSVPCSSLFDTVTVRCGHCTNLWSVNMAAAFQSSTSSSSWQNHHVQVPNYTAPEYRMDLSSSTKCNMNRMSMRTPITNNTQQERIVNRPPEKRQRVPSAYNQFIKEEIQRIKANNPDISHREAFSTAAKNWAHFPHIHFGLMLESNNQDKLACGSRKLSNA encoded by the exons ATGGCAAGTTGCATCGATGCTGCTTCTGAACAACTTTGCTATATCCCTTGCAACTTTTGCAATATTGTGCTTGCG GTGAGTGTTCCATGCAGCAGCTTATTTGATACTGTGACTGTTCGATGTGGGCACTGCACAAATCTGTGGTCCGTCAATATGGCAGCTGCTTTTCAGTCCtctacttcttcttcctcttggCAAAATCATCATGTTCAG GTGCCCAACTACACTGCTCCTGAGTACAGGATGGATCTTAGTTCATCAACCAAATGCAACATGAACAGAATGTCAATGAGAACCCCAATCACAAACAACACTCAACAGGAGAGGATTGTTAATCGAC cTCCCGAGAAGAGGCAGCGAGTACCTTCTGCATATAACCAGTTCATAAA AGAAGAGATTCAGAGGATCAAGGCTAATAATCCAGATATCAGTCACAGGGAAGCATTCAGTACTGCTGCCAAAAAT TGGGCACACTTCCCTCATATTCACTTCGGACTCATGTTGGAGAGCAACAATCAAGACAAACTTGCTTGTG GGAGCAGAAAACTATCAAATGCATAG